Within the Medicago truncatula cultivar Jemalong A17 chromosome 4, MtrunA17r5.0-ANR, whole genome shotgun sequence genome, the region CAAAACATATACAGTTGTGTTAGGTCACTACAATGACACTGAACTAATTTGACGATTGATTACGATATTGCCGGGTGTAGTGAGGATTGAGGTTGTTCTTAATTTGTTTGCACTTGCATAGGTTTCTAAGTAGAGACAAATTTTACACTATGCATAaagtcattttaaataaaatgaagtaTGAATAAACATATTAATTCAGTGGTGAAAACAAACTTGTGCATGATGtaagaacaattttttctttttttggtacagGTGTAAGATCAATTTACTTATAGATTTTGGATAAAATTTTTGAgatatatagaaatattatggAAAACGATCCAACTATTACTGTCTACTTTGTTTGACTCAATTACGATCCAATTTACTCAATGTAAATGAATACAATACGACCGAAATTGCAGTTCTAAGTTGTAACAGTAAGTTATAAGTAacaataaattgcaatttaaaggtGAAAATCAATTTATCCAACTTAAGTAACAATATGTTATAAGTAACATCAATTGCATCAAAAGTTGGATCAGTTGATTCAATCCCCATGAAAAGTTCAGATATTGCCATATATTTACAAATTACAATGTTAGTGATTGATTTGTTAGAGGAAAAAGTGTCACTTTCAGTAACATGAATCGAGCTCTAATCTTCTTAGATATACCTAACTCCTTCAATACTCTAATTCATATACCACTAGACTATTCTTCCTTTAGGACATATTTCCCGATGCCTGCCATTGAGGTGACCTAATTGTTGACATAAATACAAAGTGATTCAATTAATTGATCATGAATTCAATAATTGAATCCATATTTAGACGttctttaattaataaacaCATCCAACAGCTCAATTTTCTATCTACTTTCCTTAAAGAATATTAACGAtgctaattaataatttttttttaaaggttggATGTCAATAACTATAACAATGGGCGTGTTTATTTTAGCTTTAaagaaaatagattttatattagaaaaatctagagaatttttttagagattttgaaaaaaatctgaagctacttttgtttttttagagaaattatatttgtatgtacaacttttatgacaactttctctctctctctttctttagTTTTTGCACCAGTACATAcatttctttgtaaaaatataattgtcaCCTAGATTGTCAAacaaatagatgttcaaataatacaattcataaaaaaataagtggaaaaaagatattttttattactatttaggcctggagaattgttgttgacacattacatttggctgagaaacactagtaatttacccaaatgcccctcggcagttaactgcagaagaaaacttcggcagtaaactaccgaggaaaactgaaaacttcggcagttaactgccgaggaaacctcaaacctgttttttttttttttttgacaaaaaccataaattttcattaataatatttattgattttgaatgtttcaatcattattttggaacgtttcaaacaattgcagtattatacttatgtgtatatatcttattaagaataacatttaaatcagtgtaaaaattaagcatttgaatattcttttgcacattacttaaataaaaataataataataataataaatcgttaaaataattgtgcacaacgattttttttaaggtataatatgttgttatattttctacattaaaataattgtgcacaaagatttttttttatttaagtaatttgcaaaaaaatattcaaatgcttaatttttacacttattgaaatgttttttgaggacttaaatgctctttttatttataatgtttttttgttgcatttttttttattgaatcaccattttaggTCTATTAATTACCGAtgacaaacatttttatttgttgttgttgcgtttttcatgttaattaaattaataatatatgaaatattaatataaagtaataatagatTATTCAAACCTATGAATAATGacagacatcaatgaaattaattactaataattacaaatataattattctatcatttctaacgtttttgttgttgcattttttttattgaatcatcattttaggtCCATTAATTACTACCGATTGcagatattattcatctctcatatttcttcatttatggcaacaaaatcatatgaatgaaatcataaaaataattatgtttaattccttaaaaagattaaagaattaaatttaattaaggaaaatttaggtgtatttccttatttaatttcaggtttgaaattcctcggcaattaactgcagccggttcttttaaatttcggcagttaactgtcgaagggcatttgagtaatttactcgtgtttaTCAGCCATTAGGCCTGACATACCAACTAGTAGCCACATGTTAAAATCTCATAGCGTTGATTTTTTCTTCACAAATGCTTAAATCATCGGGAGATAACTCGTGAAGGTAAAATAGAGGGCCAAAAGAGCACCTATCAAAATCTCAACTCACTGAAAAGAATAGGCTAAACAAATCGACCCAacggaataacattccttggaatataaatatgtgaattttattccaaggaaaaaaaatgtttggttAACATTAGAATATCCCTAAGAACCTTAAAAAATAGAGATTATAATTAGTTACAcatgaatttattctcatcttcATCAGAACTTATTCTCATCCTTTTCTatgggaattttttttctatttccaGCAAATTTAGCAAACTAGTAACAAACATAAGCATgtatatttctatcattttatttccAGGAATCTATGAATATAACCTTAAACAAACGCACCCGAAAGactaaaatttagaagaaaaaagaagttaaattaagaaactaacaaaaacttcatttttttattaaatagatgAACCAAAACTGCATTTTAAGTCTCTGCTTATGGATTGAAGTTGACATTGCTGGTCCTAGTTTAGTTAAAAAAGAGTGCGCTGgaacattcaaattcaaaaatacggcaatcaactcacatcaacgtACAGAAACCCTTCTGTTCTATCAGACACAATTAATACACGCATGATGCTGCATGATCTATATAGTGGAAAAACTTCCTGTAGGTTacaataagagaaatgatatttgaacaaccattttttacaacttttgtgacaattttctctctcatactcacattatctttttactttctctctctattgctttggtttttgtgtcactacctcatttccttgtaaaattttggttgtcacaaaagttgtcaaatatatggatgttcaaataacacaactcttacaATAATTTGTCATCTTCTGACCATAAATAACCATTTGTAATGATGTAAGATGTACACCAATTAGTTCACTGACATGGGTGGTCATGAGGGAGAAAAGGGTGGAATTACTGTGACCTGGGAGAATTTGGAGGCCATTGTTACAAATGGAAAGAATAGAAAACTAATTCTGCATGGACTTACAGGTTATGCTCAGCCAGGGAAGCTTTTGGCAGTAATGGGTCCTTCAGGCTGTGGCAAATCCACACTCCTTGATGCTTTAGCAGGTGATTAGTACTAGTAGTCTATGTCTACTGCAATTCGCATGCATGTGTGACCACTAAGTATGAGTCTCATagcatattattattttcagtCAAATCCtttcttttatgtattattataacTACCAAGGCACTAACTTTCAATATTATGCTAGTTTTTTGAAACCTTGAACTCTGTTTGAGAATTGCTTCTTGAAAGACCAATTTCAATGATTTGGAGTTTGGACATAAATGAAATTAGTCAAATTACTCTAGAGTGAGGTTATATGCGACACAAAAAGGAAGATAATGGTCTTTCAAGAAGCAATTCCCAAACAGAGTTACATGTAtcttcctttttcttgaagCTAAATTAGTCGTATAACTTGTTACCTATGATTGGAAGCTAGTTATACAACAATTATAATATGATTCGAGCAATGTTGCAGGAAGGTTGAAATCAAACATACAGCAATCAGGGAAAATTCTAATCAATGGCAAAAAACAAGCACTGGCTTATGGAACATCGGTAAGACAAAATACCTGAAAAACTACACAAGTcctaaaaaatgaaacaaagtaTTAGAGAGCAGATAGATTATTTACAGTTACTGACCTTTCTGCCACCATGAACAATGTAAATTCAGGGCTACGTAACACAAGATGATGCTATGCTGTCAACTTTAACAGCTGGTGAAACTTTATACTACTCAGCTCAACTTCAATTTCCAAACTCAATGTCTATAGCAGAGAAGAAGAGGCAAGCAGACATCACACTCGCAGAAATGGGCCTGCAGGATGCTATTAACACAAGGGTTGGAGGGTATGGTTCCAAAGGCCTAAGCGGGGGGCAAAGAAGGAGACTAAGCATTTGCATTGAGATTCTAACTCACCCTAGACTTCTTTTCCTTGATGAACCAACTAGTGGACTTGATAGTGCAGCTTCCTACTATGTTATGAGCAGGATCGCAAGTTTAAGTCTAAGGGATGATATTCAAAGGACAATTGTTGCATCCATACATCAGCCTAGTAGTGAAGTTTTTCAACTTTTTGATGACCTCTGTCTTCTTTCCTCTGGGGAGACGGTATATTTTGGTACAGCATCtgaagcaaatcaggttaggAATTAGAATCCTTGTACATATTGATTTCAAGTTGGCAAATTACACATATAGTAACACTTGATTCAATGCAGGTTTTTGCTTCAAATGGTTTCCCTTGCCCAACTCACTATAATCCTTCTGATCACTACTTAAGGATCATAAACAATGATTTTGAACAGGTATATATGCCAACCCTGACCCTAAATAATGTTTATTTGAAAGCTTTGGGAACTTTAGAGGTACTGTATACTACAGACAgtataataaaatagaattagcaaacaaaatttaatacctgaaaaattaaaattcatctCCAATTCCGTGCcagcctttaaaaaaattagagatggattttttttttcctcttgaTTTTTGTCGctaagttagttttttttatagtgaTATTTTACAGTTAAGTATATTCAAAATTCCCTagattagaaggaaaaaaacagtTTAAGAACTGAAACATAATGGATTCGTCTAATTTATTTTCAGGACACTGAAGAAGGCTTTGGTAAAGGAGTAATTACTGAAGACGCAATTGGTATCCTTGTAAATTCTTATAAAGAATCTGAAATTAAACGTCAAGTTTTGATTGAAGTTGCAAAAATAAGTGAAAGAGTAAGTATCATAGTACATTCCTAAACAAGACTTAGACTAGAAAACCACAGAATATAATGTACTTTTCAAATCCAGCAGTGAGGGAGGTGGAAAATCTACTCGAGATTACTTTGATAGATGGGACCTGAAAATCTTTCGAAAAATCCAACAACGACAAACATCGTCTTCTGGAAGTAGAAATTCTCGTATCCTCGCCCTCATGACTGAGACACTGACTTTATCGGTGTCGGTTTGATAAATACAAGGGAAAACAAATACAATATGAAGGACGGTGAGCTTCTACTTCCAATGGTTGTTGTCGATTGTCGTTAGAATTTCAAAGTGGCTTTTAAGTATTGATCCACCGTGACCATATATCAAGGTGTTCCACCATAGAACCAACATTAACTATATGATTTAACATTTTGCTTCGTGAAATTGTACATACTAGGATTTGAGTGCAATAAGGAATAGGAGGACCCATGCTCCATTTCAGACTCAGTGCATGGTTCTTATAAAAAGATCGTCCCAACAATTGTATCGTGATATCAGCAATTACTGGTTACGTCTTGTAGTCTTTGTTGCCATTGCTATAAGCCTAGGCTCTATCTTTTACCAAGTCGGTTCAAGTACTCGATCTATTCAGGTAAAATACGAAATGATAATGAAAGCATgctttaaaagaaaattaacttttaattatataatgtaacaatcattaatattaaatttcataaaaatgctAGCAACATATTCTTCCTTATCATTTGAAATTCATATAAGTTCTGCTAATTTTAATATAGAACCTAGAAAATTTAGTGGAACCAATGTCAATTACAAACTGTAAAAAATTGTGTCAAAAGAAGTATATTAGATAATATATTACCAGCACTCCGAGTGATTTATAAATTTGAACGGTAACCATATCATTGTACATGGCATGCTTCAGGTTAGAGGATCGctactttcattttttatgtcaGTTTTGACTTTCATGACACTCGTTGGTGGATTCTCTCCCTTGATTGAGGAAATGAAGGTAAATTTGTTGTCTTTTGCAATTGAAGTTTCACTGCATTGAACTCTAGCAGTAGACTATTGTATCCAAATTCTAAAAGAACTAGACTCATCTAAAGTAAAAAGAAGTGTAAATAGAGTAAATTAGGATTGCTATATCAACATTTGATTTGTTCACATTCGATATGTTAACCAATTGTTGATAATGCTTACTTTACACTCTAAAGTgagttaatcaatttttttagtttaattttgttatttttattgaattataGTATCAATTTACGAAAGAAAAATGCCCTCCTTTGGTTATTATAATTTTGGGTACAAATGCGTCTGCAATATTGTTTTCATTTCTAACTAACAATGTTCCCTTCTACCATATTAGGTATTTAAACGAGAGAGATTAAATGGGCACTATGGTATTACTGCTTTTCTCATTGGCAATATATTATCTTCTATTCCATACATGGTAATGATCTCTCTCATTTCCGGATCAATAGTGTGTTACCTTTCTGGACTACACAAAGGACTAGAGCACTATCTATACTTTGCTTCTATCCTATTTGCCATTATGATGTGGGTTGAGAGCCTTATGATGGTTGTGGGGAGTATCTTCCCAAATTTTGTGATGGGGGTGATCATTGCTGGTGGAGTTGAAGGACTTGCGATTTTAACAGGTGGATTCTATCGAATTCCTAGTGATCTTCCAAAGCCATTATGGAAGTACCCTTGCTACTACATTTCCTTCCTCACTTATGCTTTTCAAGGATCCTTCAAGAATGAATTTGAAGGCTTAACATTTGTTGGGTATCAAGAAGGAGGTACCATAACCGTTAGCGGTAGAGATGTACTAACAGATATATGGCATGTGCAAATAGGTCACTCGAAGTGGGTTGATCTTTTTATCATGTTTGGTATGATTGTTGTTTATCGAGTTCTATTCTTGGTCATCAATAAGGTCAAGGAGAAGTCAAACCCCGCTGTTCCGTCCATAAATCGATCCCAAGCAAAAACTTTCTCTAGAACCAATATGGATGAACTCTAAATAATGTTCTACATGGATAATAAAGGATATGATATTATGAAAAAATTACAAGTCAATTGTAACTTAAAATATTATACTTGTACTTTGAGTGTGGTTGTTTAGCTCAAGTAATAAAGAGTGCTATATTAAATTTGTAAGGACTCAAAGCAACAATTTCCCAAGTTCTAAGTTAATGAAGGAAAAATTTAGATCTATATATGTTGGAAGCATCTCAATAAAAAGGAAACTATGAATATTTAGATTTTAGAAAGTAAcatgttttattatgttatgattGTTATCATCATCGGGACATGTATGAGACATAAGTAAATTTTAGCGAACCTGCGCAGCTGCCCAAACTTGATCCGTATCCTGGAGGAATAGGGTCCCCCAAATTCACCGGAGGCCTTTGGCGCCTCCAGCCTCTTGTTCTTGTTGCCATGAATCTATGTACAATGCACAAAATATTGAGCTTAATAATCTCAATATCTCATAACATAGTAAAAAGAATTTCAGAAGAGACAGACATAACATGTGATCTAAGAAAGTTTCTAACTAACCAGAGTCCAATGAGATGTCTTTATCTATATcttaattttatcttattataTGTTTCCATTCAAGCACATACATTAATCAATTGAGATATTAGTAAaagcaaaatatcatttttcaagtTGTGAATCGATTCATAAAGGCAAGTGAATTGTTGATTCACATAAAGCTCATCAGATTATGCATAATTTCCCAGCAACTATACCAAAaatgttccatttttttttcctcatagAAGAACGATTTACCAAAACGGTAGAACCAGAAAATTAAACGAATAGGGAAATGTGGTGCAGGAATGAAAACCACAAATATCAAATTGAATGGAGCATaaaaaaaaggagagaagaACTCACATGTATCCGAAATGTGACGAAGCAATGGTGGAATCATAAGCTCAAACTTCTTCGGCGCATGCAACGAAGGAGAATCAACGGGGTCTTCTCTTCCTGGAAACTTATGATGAAGTTATTATGTTTATCCCGTAaacttattaaattaataaaaaaaaattgtattaaagttttttttcttcttcaaataaaaTTGAGTAGGTTTCGTCAATatgttttataataaaattgactaaataggcaattacccgcTCAAAtcgtaagtttcgtcaattatccttttgaaattaacaaaacttcaattatctctctgaaattgcacaacgttaatcaatttaccccttccGTCAAATTCTCatgttagtcaacatgatgttttgcaaatagcccctgaagttttgcagttatgtgcaaaatgccccatgaacttaaaagtttatatttttttttttggcttaaacttcgctgacgtggcacccacaagTGGGCGATGGGATTGGTCCcttcggattagtcgattcttgaatCGGATAccgaattttttttaaaaaaagttataattaatatgtttttataatGATTATAACATATActtgtttttgagttttttttttttttttttttttaagtttcaatgaCAAATATTTATCTAACTTTTGTTTTTCAGTGATAATTGTCAcgtatttttttatgtatcacTCACAAATATTTAGCAACAATGTATGAGGTTGAAGGGGGTTGTATTAAGGAAGGTGGGAGGTCATGATCTGTTTAGTGGTGGCAAATTGTGGAAATTCGTAAAGGGGATGGGTTGACAGTGCAGTGCATATATGGTTTGATGAGAATTTGGTGCCTATTGTGGGCGATGAGACcaaaatgctcttttggtcggATGCGTGGATGGACGGGGTCTTTGTGTGATAGGTTTAAGCGTAAGTATGATTTAGCTGATAATCGTCTCTTAACAGTTGACTGGATGTATTCTTTCGATTGACAATTTGGTGGAGATGCTTGAAAATAGCAGCGTCATTTATTTGCTTGGGAAGAGGAGATGTTAGGGGAGAGTTGTGAGCTTTTAGCTAAcatttttttacatgttaatgTTGAAGATAGGTGGAGCTGACATCTCACATCCAATAAAGGCTACATCATTAGTGGGGTTTATCACATGTTGATGACATTGAAGTTGAGGAGTCCGGTCGAATTTCTTGACATTATTTAGAATAAAGCAATTTCACTCAAAGTATCTATATTCCCTTGACGCTTGTCAAGGAATCAAATTTCTTGAAAGGACAATCTAGTTAGGTGTGAAGTTATTCAACCAAATTTGAATGTGTGTGTTAGTGGTTGCCATCCAGAGGAAGGCATTGATCACCTGATTTTGAGTTGTGACAATTATGGAAGCATATGAGTCTTAGTTAGGCAATGGCTCGGTATTCATTTAGTGAACCATTTACATCTATCTGACCATATTTTGCAGTTTGGTGCGATAGGAGGATTCtccaacaaaatataaaaatcagaTATTTTCTCCATGTTATTTGACTTGCTTGTGTTTGAGTTATTTAGAAGGAAAGAAATTGCCACTATTTCCGGCAAAAGGAGATATCACTTAAAGCTAAATATCCAATGTTAATTTTTGACCTTAATCATTAATTAATGGGTGAATTAGATATTGTATTTGGGTTTAGCCATTTAGCTTGTGTGCTTTGTTGTGATATTGTATGTAACATTTCGTACTCTTGAGTTATATATGTGCACTTCTTGTGATGGTTAGAACTTTTGTTTTGGTTAATATACTCtttagcttgttaaaaaaaaaattaaaaaacaaaatgttatttttttcgtTGAGGGTGGTAATCAAACTATGGATCTCCTCATCTTTCAATTTCTTAACTCCTCTTTTTCCACACAAACCATGATGTAAAAGTAATTAactcaaaacaatattttattttattttacaaattttat harbors:
- the LOC11409801 gene encoding ABC transporter G family member 1; the protein is MGGHEGEKGGITVTWENLEAIVTNGKNRKLILHGLTGYAQPGKLLAVMGPSGCGKSTLLDALAGRLKSNIQQSGKILINGKKQALAYGTSGYVTQDDAMLSTLTAGETLYYSAQLQFPNSMSIAEKKRQADITLAEMGLQDAINTRVGGYGSKGLSGGQRRRLSICIEILTHPRLLFLDEPTSGLDSAASYYVMSRIASLSLRDDIQRTIVASIHQPSSEVFQLFDDLCLLSSGETVYFGTASEANQVFASNGFPCPTHYNPSDHYLRIINNDFEQDTEEGFGKGVITEDAIGILVNSYKESEIKRQVLIEVAKISERDLSAIRNRRTHAPFQTQCMVLIKRSSQQLYRDISNYWLRLVVFVAIAISLGSIFYQVGSSTRSIQVRGSLLSFFMSVLTFMTLVGGFSPLIEEMKVFKRERLNGHYGITAFLIGNILSSIPYMVMISLISGSIVCYLSGLHKGLEHYLYFASILFAIMMWVESLMMVVGSIFPNFVMGVIIAGGVEGLAILTGGFYRIPSDLPKPLWKYPCYYISFLTYAFQGSFKNEFEGLTFVGYQEGGTITVSGRDVLTDIWHVQIGHSKWVDLFIMFGMIVVYRVLFLVINKVKEKSNPAVPSINRSQAKTFSRTNMDEL